The genomic interval CTCGGGCAGGGACTTCAGCGCGTCCACCACGCAGCGGTCCATCATCCGGAAATCGCCCGCGTCCACCGGGATCTGCACCATGCGGTTGGTGTTGACCAACCGGTAGAACAGCCAGGTGCCCACACGTTTGGCCAGGGTTTCGTCCACCCTGGTGGCGCGGGTGGCGCAAACCATGTCCACCCCGTCGCGCCAGCGCGCCAGCATGGGCTCCAGCATCTTGACCGGGTGCTGCAGGTCGGCATCCATGCACACCACCACGTCGCCGTGGGCGTGTTCGATGCCCGCCGTGAGTGCGCATTCCTTGCCGAAATTGCGGCTCAGCCGCAGGTAGCGCACACCTGGCTCCACCAGCCAGGACAGCATGGCCACCGGGGTGGCATCGCGGCTGCCGTCGTCCACCACCAGCACCTCCCATTGGTCGGTCAGGTCCCGCAAGGCCGGTGTCAGCACCGCCATCAGGGCGGGCAAATTGGAGGCTTCGTTGTACGCCGGGACCACCACGCTGATGCGGGGATGCAAGGCGCGTGGCAGCGCGGTGGCGGGGGCCGAAGGGTTATTCATACACACTATTATCCAAAGAATATGTTCTACCACCCCAAGTGTAGAGGCTGCACAAGCGCTCTTGCGCCGGTTTTATTGGTATAAATTAAATGCCTCCAGCGCTCGCCCTCGTTGCGCAAGCAGCTATTAAATAAGTAGTAACCCTTTGAACGCATCCATCCCCGCCCCGGTCGTGCTTTTCGACACTTTGTCCACCCCCAGCGGCCTGCGCTGGGGCATCGCCACCCTGAACGTACCGGCAGCGCTGAATGCCCTTTCCCCGGCCATGGTGGAGGCACTGGCCTCGCAATTGGCGCACTGGGCAACCGACCCGACGGTGGCGGGTGTCTGGCTGCAGGCCAGTGGCGACAAAGCCTTTTGCGCGGGCGGCGACCTGCGGCAGATCTACCGAGAAATTGCTGGCGACAACCACCGCCAGCCCAATGCCGCAGTGCAGGGCTTTTTCAGCCGCCAGTACGCACTGGACCACAGCATCCACACCTACCCCAAGCCCCTGCTGTGCTGGGGCCACGGCATCGTGATGGGCGGCGGCCTGGGCCTGATGGCGGGCGCGTCGCACCGGGTGGTCACGCCCGGCAGCCGCCTGGCCATGCCCGAGATCGGCATCGGCCTGTACCCCGACGTGGGCGGCAGCTGGTTTTTGCGCCGCATGCCGGGGCGGGTGGGCCTGTTTCTGGCACTCACCGGCGCACCGCTGAACGCCGCCGACGCGCTGTTTTGCGGGTTGGCCGACCACGCCCTGCCGCACACCGACAAAGCGGCGGTGCTGCAAGCCCTGGCCCAGGCCCCGTGGACGCAGGATGTGCAGGCCAACCGCGCCGGCCTGTCCCGGCTGTTGGCCCAACACACGGCAGCCGCGTTGCCCGCCTCCCCGGTACGCGCGCATTTCGACCAGATCCAGCAGCTGGTGGCGGGCGAGGATCTGCACGACATCGATACCCGGCTGCGCAGCCTGCACACCGACGACCCCTGGCTGGCTGGCGCAGTCGCTGCCTACACCCAGGGCTGCCCAACCAGCGCCGCACTGGCGTGGACACTGTGGCAACGCTGCCTGCACCTGTCGCTGGCGGACGTGTTCCGGCTGGAGCACACGGTGTCGCTGGGCTGTTGCGCCCACCCCAATTTTGCCGAGGGCGTGCGCGCCCTGTTGGTGGACAAAGACCGCCAGCCGCGCTGGGTGCCCGAGCGGCTGGCGGACGTGACACCGGCCTGGATAGACGCCCATTTCCAGGCTTTGCACCCGGGCGTGCATCCGCTTGCCAGTTTGGTGTAAGCAATCGGGGCCACTGTGCAAACAGTTTCGGCCCTTACAAAGGGTTCACAAAACGCCTGTTTCCGTGCAATTTCATCCCCATAACGGGCATTTGTGCGCTCCATATTGGTGTTACTACTCCAATTTATTTAGCCAATCCACTGCTATATTGCACTGCAACAATTCTTCTTACGTTCTTCCCACGTTTAGGTCGCCATGCTCTACCAAATCTACGAAACCCAACGCTCTTTAATGGAGCCGTTTGCTGATTTTGCGCAAGCCGCCTCCAAGCTCTACAGCAACCCGCTCTCGCCACTGGGCAAAAACGCCATGTCGCAGCGCGTATCCGCCGGTTACGACCTGCTGTACCGCCTGGGCAAAGACTACGAAAAGCCCACCTTCGGCCTGCAAACCATCGAGGTGGACGGCACCCAGGTAGCCATCCACGAGCGCGTCGAGATCGACAAGCCGTTTTGCGAGCTGCGCCGCTTCAAGCGCTTCACCGACGACATCGACACGCTCACCCAGCTCAAGGGCCAGCCCGCCGTGCTGATCGTGGCCCCGCTGTCCGGCCACTACGCCACGCTGCTGCGCGACACCGTCAAGACCATGCTAAAAGACCACAAGGTCTACATCACCGACTGGAAAAACGCCCGCCTGGTGCCGCTCTCCGAAGGTGAATTCCACCTGGACGACTACGTCAACTACGTGCAGGAGTTCATCCGCCACCTGCAGGGCATCTACGGCAACTGCCACGTGATGAGCGTCTGCCAGCCCACGGTGCCGGTGCTGGCTGCCGTGTCGCTGATGGCCTCGCGCGGCGACCTGACCCCGCTGACCATGACCATGATGGGCGGCCCCATCGACGCACGCAAGTCGCCCACCGCCGTCAACAACCTGGCCATGAACAAGGGCTACGAGTGGTTTGAGAACAATGTGATCTACAAGGTGCCCGCCAGCTTCCCCGGCGCGGGCCGCAAGGTCTACCCCGGCTTCCTGCAGCACACCGGTTTTGTGGCCATGAACCCGCAGCACCATGCCAAAAGCCACTTCGACTACTTCAAAGATCTGGTCAAGGGCGACGACGTGAGCGTGGAAGTGCACCGCAAGTTCTACGACGAATACAACGCCGTGCTCGATATGGATGCGCACTACTACCTGGAAACCATCGCCACCGTGTTCCAGGACTTCAAGCTGGTCAACGGCACCTGGAACGTGCGCGGCGTGGACGGCACGGTCGAACTGGTCAAGCCCGAGGACATCACCAACACTGCCCTGCTGACGGTCGAGGGCGAGTTGGACGACATCTCCGGCTCGGGCCAGACCAAAGCCGCGCACGACCTGTGCAGCGGCATCCCCAGCCACCAGCAACGGCACATGGAAGCCGAGGGCGCAGGCCACTACGGCATCTTCAGCGGCCGCCGCTGGCGCGATGTGGTGTACCCCGAGGTGAAGGCCTTCATCAAGGCGCACAACACCGGCACGGTCACAGTGGCCGCCCCCGCAGCCCCTGCAGCCCCCGTACCCGCCATGGCGATGGCCGAAGCGGTGGCGAGCACACCGCACGCCTCGGCCAAATTGCCGATGAAAAAATCTGCAAAGCGCAAGGCCTGATCCTGTTGCAG from Comamonadaceae bacterium OS-1 carries:
- a CDS encoding putative glycosyltransferase, which codes for MNNPSAPATALPRALHPRISVVVPAYNEASNLPALMAVLTPALRDLTDQWEVLVVDDGSRDATPVAMLSWLVEPGVRYLRLSRNFGKECALTAGIEHAHGDVVVCMDADLQHPVKMLEPMLARWRDGVDMVCATRATRVDETLAKRVGTWLFYRLVNTNRMVQIPVDAGDFRMMDRCVVDALKSLPERNRFMKGLFAWVGFRTEILPYTPHERASGKSSFSIRGLARLAFTGVTSFTNFPLRLWSALGILIAFGAMLFGLWIVFEHFFEAQPVPGWATLATSMLFFSGVQLLSIGILGEYVGRIFDEVKQRPIYIVASERGRSAFAATEAE
- the fadJ gene encoding fatty acid oxidation complex subunit alpha gives rise to the protein MNASIPAPVVLFDTLSTPSGLRWGIATLNVPAALNALSPAMVEALASQLAHWATDPTVAGVWLQASGDKAFCAGGDLRQIYREIAGDNHRQPNAAVQGFFSRQYALDHSIHTYPKPLLCWGHGIVMGGGLGLMAGASHRVVTPGSRLAMPEIGIGLYPDVGGSWFLRRMPGRVGLFLALTGAPLNAADALFCGLADHALPHTDKAAVLQALAQAPWTQDVQANRAGLSRLLAQHTAAALPASPVRAHFDQIQQLVAGEDLHDIDTRLRSLHTDDPWLAGAVAAYTQGCPTSAALAWTLWQRCLHLSLADVFRLEHTVSLGCCAHPNFAEGVRALLVDKDRQPRWVPERLADVTPAWIDAHFQALHPGVHPLASLV